In the genome of Rhodoferax fermentans, one region contains:
- the rplN gene encoding 50S ribosomal protein L14, with protein sequence MIQTESRLEVADNTGAKSVLCIKVLGGSKRRYASVGDIIKVSIKEAAPRGRVKKGDVYSAVVVRTAKGIRRSDGSLVKFDGNAAVLLNAKLEPIGTRIFGPVTRELRTEKFMKIVSLAPEVL encoded by the coding sequence ATGATCCAAACCGAATCTCGACTCGAAGTCGCCGACAACACCGGCGCGAAGTCCGTTCTGTGCATTAAGGTGCTGGGCGGATCCAAGCGTCGCTACGCCAGCGTTGGCGACATTATCAAAGTGAGCATCAAAGAAGCTGCTCCACGTGGGCGCGTCAAGAAGGGCGATGTCTACAGTGCTGTGGTGGTGCGCACTGCCAAGGGTATCCGTCGTAGCGATGGCTCTTTGGTGAAATTTGATGGCAATGCGGCAGTGTTGCTGAATGCCAAGCTGGAGCCTATTGGCACCCGTATCTTTGGGCCGGTGACCCGTGAACTGCGTACTGAAAAGTTCATGAAGATCGTGTCCTTGGCTCCTGAAGTTTTGTAA